Proteins encoded within one genomic window of Parachlamydia sp. AcF125:
- the lexA gene encoding transcriptional repressor LexA, translating into MKGLTKRQQEILEYIQEFIRLHRFSPSYREIMHKFGYSSLGSVSKHLQVLKRKGLLTSEKKCSRSLKPVENNHPSPCQNEVELAFIGHISAGFPVEIFPKAQKLAVPRYLVQDTEASYILRAQGNSLNDEMISDGDLLIVETGREACSGEWIVALLNEQETFIKRYYPEGQYVRLVGQDSTQSPIMIHLEDLVIQGIVVGLVRLYD; encoded by the coding sequence ATGAAAGGACTTACTAAGCGGCAACAAGAGATTTTGGAATACATCCAAGAGTTTATCCGTTTGCATCGATTTTCACCGAGCTATCGAGAAATCATGCATAAATTTGGGTATTCTTCACTAGGCTCAGTTTCCAAACATTTGCAAGTCTTGAAGCGAAAAGGGCTCTTAACATCGGAGAAAAAATGCAGCCGCTCTTTAAAACCCGTAGAAAATAACCACCCTTCTCCTTGTCAAAATGAAGTAGAGCTCGCTTTTATTGGGCATATTTCGGCAGGATTTCCGGTAGAAATTTTTCCAAAAGCTCAAAAACTTGCAGTCCCTCGATATCTAGTCCAAGATACAGAGGCGAGCTACATCCTTCGGGCGCAGGGAAATTCCCTAAATGACGAAATGATTAGCGATGGCGATCTTTTAATTGTGGAAACGGGCAGAGAGGCTTGTTCAGGAGAGTGGATTGTCGCCTTGCTAAATGAACAGGAAACATTCATTAAGCGCTATTATCCAGAAGGCCAATATGTTCGCTTAGTAGGGCAAGACTCCACGCAATCCCCTATTATGATCCATTTGGAAGACCTTGTTATCCAGGGAATTGTTGTCGGGCTTGTCAGATTGTATGATTAA
- a CDS encoding ABC transporter ATP-binding protein, with protein sequence MLNISNLTFSYEGKKILKNLSLKLRKGESGALIGTSGSGKSTLFKVLTGLLSPESGKVLIDGQPLSEKDDLIAYMMQEDLLLPWRTVLRNMTLSAELGKKTSGSIPLVREEARRLLQLFGLSGCEEKFPDELSGGMRQRVSLARALILNRPVLLLDEPFASLDVVLREQMYVFLRNVQQQFETTILMVTHDFHDALAMADRVFLLREGQISQEWTIHPEDRHNPERAGYLMHQLRQALHQVEQSQDLPTF encoded by the coding sequence ATGCTAAACATATCAAATCTCACATTTTCCTATGAAGGAAAGAAAATCCTTAAAAATCTTTCTTTGAAGCTGAGAAAAGGAGAAAGCGGGGCCTTGATAGGGACTTCTGGATCTGGTAAGTCAACTTTATTTAAAGTATTGACAGGCCTCCTTTCTCCAGAGTCTGGAAAGGTTTTAATTGATGGCCAACCTTTATCTGAAAAAGATGATCTGATCGCTTACATGATGCAGGAAGATTTGCTTCTTCCTTGGCGCACAGTTTTACGCAATATGACGCTGAGTGCAGAACTTGGAAAAAAAACATCCGGTTCTATTCCGTTAGTAAGGGAAGAAGCGCGCCGCTTATTGCAGTTGTTTGGGTTATCCGGTTGCGAAGAAAAATTTCCGGATGAGCTGTCAGGGGGAATGCGCCAAAGAGTTTCGCTAGCGCGCGCTTTAATTTTAAATAGACCTGTTTTGCTTTTAGACGAACCTTTTGCCTCTCTCGATGTCGTTTTAAGAGAGCAGATGTATGTTTTTTTGCGAAACGTTCAGCAGCAATTTGAAACAACCATTTTGATGGTGACGCATGATTTTCATGACGCACTCGCGATGGCAGACCGTGTATTTTTGCTTCGAGAAGGACAAATTTCCCAGGAATGGACCATTCATCCCGAAGATCGCCACAATCCTGAGCGCGCAGGATATTTGATGCATCAATTGCGGCAAGCTTTACATCAAGTGGAGCAGTCTCAAGATTTACCTACATTTTAA
- a CDS encoding Hsp70 family protein, with protein MSEKKKWSIGIDLGTTNCTLAYAELDPSFSPNTQPVIHQFFIPQIVAAGEEQELPFLPSFMYFPLEEELKAKSVALSWNPEQTFCTGTFGRDRGGELPDRLISSAKSWLCHSGIDRRSPILPPHSDESPKMSPLQVTSHLLRHLKEAWDIKMPETPFAEQQILVTVPASFDPSARELVQEAARLANYPETILLEEPQAAFYAWLHHHHDTWRNNLLQVGDSILVVDIGGGTTDFSLISLLDEAGNLTLKRQAVGSHLLLGGDNLDLSLAYLAQNKLEEQGHSLDERQFQALIQTCRKAKELLMSANPPKHVDVAVMGRGSKLIGGSLKTKLTLEEAKAILVDGFYPLITPQDRSPTEKRLGLQQIGLPYAQDPRITSQLAKFLSMTGEGDGGSMDEFVLPTKILFNGGTMKAQAFQERVVELLNNWATILKKAPVQPLPHPDLDFAVSRGAVYYGLAREGKGIRIKSGTSRSYYIGVEDAVPAIPGMPAPLKAICVVPFGMEEGSERELPSQEFSLVVGEPTTFRFFSHATQKFADGTEAEMGTIIKQWKQELTELPPVETFIEKMEGEGKTIRVKLKSRVTELGTLELWCVASPGQQWKLEFDLRQK; from the coding sequence ATGAGTGAGAAAAAAAAGTGGAGCATTGGAATTGACCTTGGTACAACCAATTGTACACTGGCCTATGCCGAATTGGATCCGTCTTTTTCTCCAAACACTCAACCGGTCATTCATCAATTTTTTATCCCTCAAATTGTAGCAGCTGGAGAAGAGCAAGAACTTCCCTTTCTTCCTTCTTTTATGTATTTCCCGTTGGAAGAAGAGCTAAAAGCAAAAAGCGTCGCTTTAAGCTGGAACCCAGAACAAACATTTTGCACCGGCACATTTGGTAGAGATCGTGGGGGAGAGCTTCCCGACCGACTAATTTCATCTGCTAAATCATGGCTTTGCCATTCTGGCATTGACCGCCGCTCCCCTATTTTGCCTCCTCATAGCGATGAAAGCCCTAAAATGAGCCCGCTACAGGTTACCTCTCATTTACTCAGGCATTTGAAAGAAGCTTGGGATATAAAAATGCCCGAAACTCCCTTTGCCGAACAGCAGATTTTAGTGACAGTTCCTGCCTCTTTTGATCCAAGTGCCCGAGAGCTGGTTCAAGAAGCGGCCCGTTTAGCAAACTATCCAGAAACTATTTTATTAGAAGAGCCTCAAGCGGCATTTTACGCTTGGCTACATCACCATCATGATACCTGGAGAAACAATTTGCTACAGGTTGGAGATAGCATTCTGGTAGTGGATATCGGAGGAGGAACAACCGATTTTAGTTTGATTTCTCTTTTGGATGAAGCTGGTAATTTAACCCTTAAGAGGCAAGCTGTAGGCTCTCATCTGCTTCTGGGAGGAGATAACCTCGATCTTAGTTTAGCTTATCTTGCTCAAAATAAATTGGAAGAACAGGGGCATTCTCTCGATGAGAGACAATTTCAAGCTCTGATCCAAACATGCCGAAAAGCAAAAGAGCTGTTAATGTCTGCGAATCCTCCCAAACATGTGGACGTCGCTGTGATGGGACGAGGAAGCAAACTCATTGGCGGATCCCTAAAAACCAAGCTTACTCTAGAGGAAGCAAAAGCTATTCTAGTCGACGGTTTTTATCCCTTAATTACCCCTCAGGATCGCTCCCCTACCGAAAAACGTTTAGGATTGCAACAAATTGGGCTCCCTTATGCGCAAGATCCGCGCATTACCTCGCAACTCGCTAAATTTCTCTCCATGACTGGTGAAGGAGATGGCGGTAGCATGGATGAGTTCGTTTTACCCACTAAAATCTTGTTCAACGGCGGAACGATGAAAGCGCAAGCTTTCCAAGAACGTGTGGTCGAGCTGCTCAATAACTGGGCTACTATTTTAAAAAAAGCCCCTGTTCAGCCCCTTCCCCACCCCGATCTCGATTTCGCTGTTAGCCGCGGGGCTGTGTATTACGGCTTAGCGCGCGAAGGAAAAGGGATCCGCATTAAAAGCGGAACAAGCCGCAGTTATTATATTGGGGTGGAAGATGCCGTTCCCGCAATTCCTGGAATGCCAGCTCCTCTTAAAGCCATTTGCGTGGTCCCCTTCGGAATGGAAGAAGGCTCAGAAAGAGAACTCCCCAGCCAAGAGTTCTCCCTTGTCGTGGGGGAACCCACCACTTTCCGTTTTTTCAGCCATGCCACGCAAAAGTTTGCCGATGGGACAGAGGCAGAAATGGGCACTATTATTAAACAGTGGAAACAAGAATTAACAGAGCTTCCCCCCGTTGAAACGTTCATTGAAAAAATGGAAGGAGAGGGAAAAACGATTCGAGTCAAACTCAAATCGCGGGTAACTGAATTAGGCACACTTGAACTGTGGTGCGTTGCTTCCCCTGGCCAACAATGGAAGTTAGAGTTTGATTTAAGACAAAAATAA
- a CDS encoding M24 family metallopeptidase, which produces MPFQKALLDVQRKLKNDALDGWLLYDFRRSNPLACQFLKISLEANLTRRFFYWIPQTGFPIKIVSAIESHLLEHLPGESLVYHSWSELEEKLAKLLLNKKKIAMEYSPKNAIPAVSKVDAGTLEMIRSYGVEVVSSANLLQAYTSTWTPFQLQTHRHALLVLENSVKLAWEKIAKSLRTSQKMTEFDVQQFILENIKEQGCITSDPPICAVNAHSANPHYSPDAKHFAEIRPGDFILIDLWCKQNLPHAVYADITQVGVAAATPTDKQQRIFNIVKEARDSATHFIRENIENRLAVMGWQADQACREVITKAGFGSYFIHRTGHNIGEEDHGPGAHLDNFETQDQRFLLPQTCFSIEPGIYLPNEFGLRLEYNVFIHPHHKVEVTGNVQNHLICLGNANNF; this is translated from the coding sequence ATGCCATTTCAGAAGGCTTTACTGGATGTTCAACGCAAACTTAAAAATGACGCCTTAGATGGTTGGCTGCTTTATGATTTTCGACGCTCAAATCCTCTCGCCTGCCAATTCCTCAAAATCTCCTTGGAAGCCAATTTAACAAGGCGCTTTTTTTATTGGATCCCCCAAACGGGCTTTCCAATTAAAATCGTCAGTGCCATCGAATCTCATCTTTTAGAACATTTGCCAGGTGAAAGCTTAGTCTATCATTCATGGTCTGAACTGGAAGAAAAATTGGCTAAGCTTCTTTTGAATAAAAAGAAAATTGCCATGGAGTATTCACCTAAAAATGCTATTCCAGCGGTATCTAAGGTAGATGCTGGAACCCTTGAAATGATTCGTTCTTATGGCGTGGAGGTGGTTAGCTCGGCAAATCTTTTACAAGCTTATACAAGTACCTGGACACCTTTTCAACTTCAAACACATCGCCACGCTCTGCTGGTTTTAGAAAATAGCGTAAAATTAGCTTGGGAAAAAATTGCAAAGAGCCTTAGAACAAGCCAAAAAATGACAGAATTTGATGTGCAACAATTCATTTTGGAAAATATCAAGGAGCAAGGCTGCATTACCTCTGACCCGCCAATTTGTGCTGTCAATGCCCATTCTGCCAATCCTCACTACTCCCCAGATGCTAAGCATTTCGCTGAAATTCGACCTGGCGATTTTATACTGATCGATCTTTGGTGCAAACAAAACCTCCCTCATGCCGTGTATGCAGATATTACTCAAGTAGGCGTCGCTGCCGCCACTCCTACTGATAAACAACAAAGGATTTTCAATATTGTCAAAGAAGCTCGAGATTCCGCCACCCACTTTATTCGAGAAAATATTGAAAACCGTCTTGCTGTTATGGGATGGCAGGCAGACCAAGCCTGCCGAGAGGTGATCACAAAGGCAGGCTTTGGGTCTTACTTTATTCACCGGACTGGACACAATATTGGAGAAGAGGACCATGGCCCAGGCGCTCATTTAGACAACTTTGAAACCCAGGATCAACGATTTTTGTTACCTCAGACTTGTTTTTCTATTGAACCAGGCATTTATCTGCCCAATGAATTTGGCCTTCGTTTGGAATACAATGTCTTTATCCATCCTCACCATAAAGTGGAAGTCACAGGAAATGTGCAAAATCACCTCATTTGCCTCGGTAACGCAAATAATTTTTGA
- a CDS encoding CDP-alcohol phosphatidyltransferase family protein, whose amino-acid sequence MKKIYLLPNIITAFSLTCGLFVIFKMTMINFGQVDQHILTATAGIMLLAALADLLDGAVARAMKAESEFGGIFDSLADAITFGVGPAVIVLKTASLEQGSELSAFLTIAAMIFSVCGVLRLARYNASAQLARGDEELLAANKRNFTGLPIPAAAAAMVSANLFLVSDDFNHLFSMGLETRIGFLVSAFVVLGYFMISRWKFPSFKSLDVKVASFQLVFYIVVAAVLIFYGIVQHFSLLFFVLSWTYVLIAWTLSLIRLISGKKSKTLEDFEPEPEETDWHE is encoded by the coding sequence ATGAAGAAAATTTACTTGCTTCCCAATATTATCACGGCATTTAGCTTAACTTGTGGGCTGTTTGTGATTTTTAAAATGACCATGATTAACTTTGGCCAAGTTGATCAGCACATTTTGACTGCGACAGCCGGGATTATGCTTCTTGCAGCTTTAGCAGATTTGTTAGATGGGGCGGTGGCTCGGGCTATGAAAGCTGAAAGTGAATTTGGGGGCATTTTTGACTCTTTAGCTGATGCCATCACCTTTGGCGTGGGGCCTGCCGTGATCGTATTGAAGACGGCTAGCCTAGAACAGGGCTCGGAATTATCTGCTTTTTTAACAATTGCCGCTATGATTTTTTCCGTATGCGGAGTGTTAAGATTAGCGCGTTATAATGCATCTGCACAGCTAGCTCGAGGCGATGAAGAGCTTTTGGCTGCTAATAAAAGAAACTTTACAGGTTTACCTATTCCTGCGGCAGCCGCGGCTATGGTGTCGGCAAATCTCTTTTTAGTGTCGGACGATTTTAATCATTTATTTTCCATGGGCCTCGAAACAAGAATAGGGTTTCTTGTCTCCGCTTTTGTGGTTTTAGGCTATTTTATGATTAGCCGATGGAAATTTCCCAGTTTTAAAAGTTTGGATGTAAAAGTCGCCTCCTTTCAATTAGTTTTTTACATTGTTGTGGCTGCGGTCTTGATTTTTTATGGAATCGTTCAACATTTTTCCCTTTTATTTTTTGTGTTGTCCTGGACGTATGTTTTAATTGCTTGGACGCTTTCTCTTATCCGCTTGATTTCAGGAAAAAAATCAAAAACCTTAGAGGATTTTGAGCCCGAGCCAGAGGAAACAGATTGGCATGAGTAG
- a CDS encoding aromatic amino acid transport family protein, translating into MEQQQPISRGSIFSAMLLVAGTCIGGGMLALPVATGVSGFVPSLCIMAICWLAMTLTALFLVEVSLWFDEGAHVITMTNKILGPLGKGVSWFLYLFICYASIVAYTAGGGIQIASALGSYFNLQVSKEMGALIFVALFSSVIYLGNRFVGKVNTILFIAMIAAYFGLVVVGIDEIQSVLLSHQKWGVSLFAVPFLLTAFSFQTMVPSLTPYLKSHPNALRWAIMGGTSIAFIIYAIWQSLILGIVPVGGHNGLAAALIKGELATQCLHQHAFGSWFCNVAEFFAFFAIATSFLGMTLGLFDFLADGLSIKKEGMGKFLLSILIALPTLLLAVKFDRIFIVALETSGGFGDSILNGMLPILMVWIGRYWMNLKGSFKVPGGKPLLALLFLFFTCTLLLEILIQGGWISSPYEAFHLPELETLINEA; encoded by the coding sequence GTGGAGCAACAACAGCCCATTTCAAGAGGAAGTATTTTTTCAGCTATGCTGTTAGTGGCTGGAACCTGTATTGGGGGTGGAATGCTTGCCTTACCTGTGGCCACGGGCGTCAGCGGATTCGTGCCGTCGCTTTGTATCATGGCGATTTGCTGGTTAGCCATGACCCTCACAGCTCTTTTTCTGGTGGAGGTCAGCCTTTGGTTCGACGAAGGAGCCCATGTCATTACCATGACCAACAAAATTTTAGGTCCCTTGGGAAAAGGCGTCAGCTGGTTCCTTTATCTTTTTATTTGCTATGCTTCTATCGTGGCTTATACAGCAGGAGGAGGCATTCAAATCGCTTCAGCCCTAGGATCTTATTTTAATCTTCAAGTAAGCAAAGAAATGGGAGCTTTAATTTTTGTGGCCCTCTTCAGCTCTGTGATTTATTTGGGGAATCGGTTTGTAGGAAAGGTTAATACGATTTTATTTATAGCCATGATTGCGGCGTATTTTGGACTGGTAGTCGTCGGGATTGATGAAATCCAATCGGTGCTGCTAAGCCATCAAAAATGGGGCGTTTCTCTTTTCGCTGTCCCCTTTTTATTGACTGCTTTTAGTTTTCAAACCATGGTCCCCAGTCTGACTCCTTACCTAAAAAGCCATCCAAACGCATTGCGCTGGGCCATTATGGGCGGCACATCTATCGCTTTTATTATTTACGCCATCTGGCAATCTCTTATCTTAGGGATTGTCCCTGTCGGAGGACACAATGGACTAGCGGCGGCCTTGATTAAAGGAGAACTTGCCACCCAATGTTTGCATCAGCATGCCTTCGGCAGCTGGTTTTGCAATGTGGCGGAATTTTTTGCTTTTTTTGCTATCGCCACCTCTTTTTTAGGGATGACCTTGGGATTGTTCGATTTTCTTGCAGATGGTCTTTCGATCAAAAAAGAAGGCATGGGGAAATTTTTGCTCAGCATTTTAATTGCCCTTCCCACCCTTCTGTTAGCTGTCAAATTTGACCGTATTTTTATCGTGGCCTTAGAAACTTCAGGCGGCTTTGGAGACTCTATTTTAAATGGAATGCTTCCTATCCTCATGGTTTGGATTGGCCGTTACTGGATGAATTTAAAGGGTTCTTTTAAAGTTCCTGGAGGCAAACCTCTCTTGGCCCTCCTCTTTTTATTCTTTACATGTACGCTTCTTTTGGAAATTCTCATTCAAGGAGGCTGGATCTCTTCTCCTTACGAAGCATTTCATTTGCCTGAACTTGAGACCTTAATCAACGAAGCCTAA
- a CDS encoding DUF2760 domain-containing protein — MGLLTAFKVFFKAFKDPQGAQQFLEGQTPHKQLPQQESDPSHLRLLAILQRTGRFVDFIQEDISSFDDAQVGAAVRQIHQECQKTLADLVAIRPLLDESEGSKIQITAGYDPSMYKLVGHLQGTPPFSGTIIHRGWKAYKKSLPKKGDAHLDEIICPAEIDVTSKS; from the coding sequence ATGGGACTACTTACAGCGTTTAAAGTTTTTTTTAAAGCGTTTAAAGACCCTCAAGGAGCCCAACAATTCTTGGAGGGGCAAACTCCTCATAAGCAACTGCCACAGCAAGAATCGGATCCTTCTCATCTGCGATTACTGGCCATCTTGCAAAGGACAGGGAGATTTGTGGACTTTATTCAAGAAGACATTTCTTCTTTCGATGATGCTCAAGTGGGCGCAGCAGTACGGCAAATTCACCAAGAGTGTCAAAAAACCCTTGCTGATTTGGTGGCGATACGCCCCCTCTTGGATGAAAGTGAAGGCTCTAAAATTCAAATAACGGCGGGGTACGATCCTTCCATGTACAAGCTTGTAGGACACTTACAGGGCACTCCCCCTTTCAGCGGCACCATCATCCACCGAGGATGGAAAGCTTATAAAAAATCTTTGCCTAAAAAGGGTGACGCCCACTTGGACGAAATTATTTGTCCTGCCGAAATTGACGTCACTAGTAAGTCATAA